A genomic region of Persephonella marina EX-H1 contains the following coding sequences:
- the speE gene encoding polyamine aminopropyltransferase: MIWFTEYWTENVGLTVKADQVKKIRSKYQEILVLDTPQFGKMLILDGLVQTTEKDEFIYHEMLAHPALLMHPNPERVLVIGGGDGGTVREVLKHSSVKEVHLCEIDEEVILISEKYFPSISEKLRDPKVKIFIEDGNEFLQERQNYYDVIIMDSSDPVGASEVLFREEFYRKVKSSLRHDGIMVAQTESPVLQEEYFSKAYREIRKVFRNVGVYLAYIPTYPSGMWSFTIASDFIDITDTTRNIEKVKELKTKYFCDSIYACLFSLPRFVQDILKKS; encoded by the coding sequence TTGATCTGGTTTACAGAGTACTGGACTGAAAATGTAGGGCTTACAGTAAAAGCAGATCAGGTTAAAAAGATAAGATCAAAATACCAGGAGATACTTGTTCTTGATACTCCCCAGTTTGGAAAGATGCTGATACTTGACGGTCTTGTCCAGACAACAGAAAAGGATGAGTTTATATACCATGAGATGCTCGCACATCCAGCACTTTTAATGCATCCCAACCCTGAGAGAGTCCTTGTCATAGGTGGCGGAGATGGTGGAACTGTAAGGGAAGTTCTTAAACATAGCTCTGTTAAAGAGGTTCACCTTTGTGAGATAGATGAGGAGGTTATTCTGATATCAGAAAAGTACTTTCCCAGTATCTCTGAGAAATTAAGGGATCCTAAGGTAAAGATATTTATAGAGGATGGTAATGAGTTTCTGCAGGAGAGGCAGAACTACTACGATGTGATAATAATGGACTCTTCAGATCCTGTAGGAGCATCTGAGGTTCTGTTCAGGGAAGAGTTTTACAGAAAGGTAAAAAGCTCCCTCAGACACGATGGAATAATGGTTGCACAGACGGAGTCACCTGTCCTTCAGGAAGAGTACTTTTCAAAAGCTTACAGGGAGATAAGAAAGGTTTTCAGAAATGTTGGTGTTTATCTTGCTTATATACCTACGTATCCATCAGGTATGTGGAGTTTTACAATAGCATCTGATTTTATAGATATAACAGATACAACACGTAATATTGAAAAGGTTAAGGAATTGAAAACAAAGTATTTCTGTGATAGTATATATGCTTGTCTTTTTTCACTGCCCAGATTTGTTCAGGACATTTTGAAAAAATCTTAA
- a CDS encoding M16 family metallopeptidase, with the protein MRNIINLFFSFLIFLSSTVYGGEKVIKNILPNRVTILFKETKGEGIIAGTLFIKGGSFEDPEGKKGLTNLTVKMLIKGSKNYSSYDINKVFEDSGGYISTSVGEEFSTIEFAMRTEDLKKGLKILKDIIFNPVFPEDKLKIEKGNVIAQIKAKKEEGFSYGFDELRKQIYKGTPYQYSPLGEIDDIEKITREDLKERWDQLLNGSRWVVSFVGDITYSEVENDIKDLFEKIDRGQEYQYPVYSYYITGERCKTLKREGAQTTILVAYNAPQATDRYYFSMKVLNGIAGSGFTSRLFQELREKRGLAYAVGSFFPTRVNMGRLIAYIGTAPEKTEESLKGIREVLKGIGKGVTDEELKTAKEKIIGNFLLEHQTRAKQSWYLGWFETIGLGYEMDQKYPEYINKVTKSDITETWKRYIPEGNICVIVRP; encoded by the coding sequence ATGAGAAATATAATAAATCTGTTTTTTTCGTTCTTAATCTTTCTTTCTTCCACAGTTTACGGAGGTGAAAAAGTGATAAAAAATATACTTCCAAATAGAGTAACAATACTTTTTAAAGAGACTAAAGGGGAAGGGATAATAGCAGGAACTTTATTCATAAAAGGTGGAAGCTTTGAGGATCCTGAAGGAAAGAAAGGTTTGACGAACCTTACAGTTAAAATGCTTATAAAGGGATCAAAAAACTACTCATCATACGATATAAACAAGGTTTTTGAAGATAGCGGTGGATATATATCAACATCTGTTGGTGAGGAGTTTTCAACAATTGAGTTTGCGATGAGAACTGAGGATCTGAAAAAAGGGCTGAAAATACTGAAGGATATAATATTTAATCCTGTTTTCCCTGAGGATAAGCTGAAAATAGAAAAGGGTAATGTTATCGCACAGATAAAGGCGAAAAAAGAGGAAGGTTTCTCATACGGTTTTGATGAGCTGAGAAAGCAGATCTATAAAGGAACCCCTTACCAGTACTCACCTCTTGGTGAGATAGATGATATTGAAAAGATAACAAGAGAAGACCTGAAAGAGAGATGGGATCAGCTTTTAAACGGTAGCAGATGGGTTGTTTCTTTTGTTGGTGATATAACTTACAGTGAGGTTGAGAATGATATAAAAGATCTTTTTGAGAAAATAGATAGAGGTCAGGAGTACCAGTATCCTGTTTACAGTTACTACATAACAGGTGAGAGATGTAAAACATTAAAAAGGGAAGGAGCTCAGACAACGATACTTGTTGCTTACAATGCTCCTCAGGCTACAGACAGATATTACTTCAGTATGAAGGTTCTCAATGGGATAGCTGGAAGTGGTTTTACATCAAGGTTATTTCAGGAACTTAGAGAAAAAAGAGGACTTGCCTACGCTGTAGGCTCTTTCTTTCCAACAAGGGTAAATATGGGAAGGCTGATAGCCTATATAGGAACAGCTCCGGAGAAAACTGAAGAATCCCTTAAAGGTATAAGGGAGGTTTTAAAAGGTATTGGAAAAGGTGTTACAGATGAGGAGCTAAAGACAGCTAAGGAAAAGATAATCGGGAATTTTCTTTTAGAGCATCAGACAAGGGCAAAACAGTCGTGGTATTTAGGCTGGTTTGAGACTATAGGCTTAGGTTACGAGATGGATCAGAAATATCCGGAGTATATAAATAAGGTGACAAAATCTGACATAACAGAAACATGGAAAAGATACATTCCTGAAGGAAATATATGCGTTATAGTAAGACCATAG
- the acnB gene encoding bifunctional aconitate hydratase 2/2-methylisocitrate dehydratase produces MGFLEEYRKHVEERAKLGIPPLPLNAKQVEELIKLLQQVPIVEEEYLMDLFLNRVPPGVDDAAFVKAKFLADIIEGEKSSPAITPVHAVQILGTMLGGYNVEPLVKALSHKDEEIAKEAAKALKNILLVYDYFNDVVELAKSGNKYAQEVLESWANAEWFTSKDPLPEKITVTVFKVPGETNTDDLSPAREASTRSDIPLHALSMLQAKMPDAIKTIQELKKKGHPVAFVGDVVGTGSSRKSATNSLMWWIGEDIPYVPNKRRGGVVIGGVIAPIFFNTWEDSGGLPIIADVSKLETGDVIDIYPYEGKIVKNGEVVATFELKPNTLPDEVRAGGRIPLIIGRNLTRKAREVLGMPEEQIFIRPEQPPEKEGVGYTLAQKMVGRACGMEGVRPGMYVEPQVLTVGSQDTTGAMTRDEIKELAALSFGADLVMQSFCHTAAYPKPADVKLQMTLPQFIIKRGGVSLRPGDGVIHSWLNRMVLPDTVGTGADSHTRFPIGISFPAGSGLVAFAAVTGTMPLNMPESVLVRFKGEIQPGITVRDLVNAIPYYAIKQGLLTVEKKGKKNIFAGRILEIEGLENLKVEQAFELSDASAERSAAACTVKLNKEPVIEYIQSNIKLLEKMIEAGYQDARTLQRRIDKMKAWLDNPELLEADENAEYAAVIEIDLNEIKEPILACPNDPDDVATLSEVLADERRPKNIDEVFVGSCMTNIGHFRAVGEILRGEGQIPTRLWIVPPTKMDERQLIEEGYYNIYGVAGARTEVPGCSLCMGNQARVKDGAIVMSTSTRNFDNRMGKDAKVYLGSAEISAMCAILGRLPTVEEYHKFMEEKIAGKEDQIYKFLNFHELSDEELDILVADALYTF; encoded by the coding sequence ATGGGCTTTTTAGAGGAATACAGAAAGCATGTTGAGGAAAGGGCTAAGCTCGGAATACCGCCACTTCCTTTAAATGCTAAACAGGTTGAAGAGCTGATAAAACTTCTTCAGCAGGTTCCTATCGTTGAGGAAGAGTACCTGATGGATCTTTTCCTTAACAGAGTTCCACCAGGTGTTGATGATGCTGCATTTGTTAAAGCTAAATTCCTGGCTGATATAATTGAAGGTGAGAAATCTTCTCCGGCTATCACTCCTGTTCACGCAGTTCAGATACTTGGAACAATGCTTGGGGGATACAACGTAGAACCGCTCGTAAAGGCACTTTCCCATAAAGATGAGGAGATAGCTAAGGAGGCTGCTAAAGCTCTTAAAAATATACTCCTTGTTTATGATTACTTTAATGATGTTGTTGAGCTTGCAAAATCTGGAAATAAGTATGCTCAGGAAGTTCTTGAAAGCTGGGCAAATGCTGAATGGTTCACATCAAAAGATCCTCTTCCTGAGAAGATAACTGTAACTGTTTTCAAGGTTCCAGGTGAGACTAACACTGACGATCTCTCACCTGCGAGGGAGGCATCAACAAGAAGTGATATTCCATTACACGCATTATCAATGCTCCAGGCAAAGATGCCTGATGCGATAAAAACAATCCAGGAGTTAAAGAAAAAAGGACATCCGGTTGCATTTGTAGGTGACGTTGTTGGAACTGGATCTTCAAGAAAGTCTGCAACAAACTCTCTTATGTGGTGGATTGGTGAAGATATACCTTATGTTCCAAATAAGAGAAGAGGTGGAGTTGTAATAGGTGGTGTTATAGCTCCGATATTCTTCAACACATGGGAGGACTCAGGAGGTCTTCCAATAATAGCTGATGTTTCTAAGCTTGAGACGGGAGATGTTATTGATATATACCCTTACGAAGGAAAGATCGTTAAAAATGGTGAGGTTGTTGCCACATTTGAGCTTAAGCCAAACACACTTCCGGACGAGGTTAGAGCTGGCGGAAGAATCCCGTTAATTATCGGAAGAAATCTTACAAGAAAGGCAAGGGAAGTACTTGGAATGCCTGAAGAGCAGATATTTATAAGACCAGAGCAGCCACCTGAGAAGGAAGGTGTTGGTTATACACTTGCCCAGAAGATGGTAGGTAGAGCATGTGGAATGGAAGGTGTAAGACCTGGAATGTATGTTGAGCCTCAGGTCTTAACTGTTGGTTCTCAGGACACAACAGGAGCTATGACAAGGGATGAGATAAAAGAGCTCGCTGCCCTCTCATTTGGAGCAGACCTTGTTATGCAGTCATTCTGTCACACAGCTGCTTATCCAAAGCCGGCAGATGTTAAGCTCCAGATGACACTTCCACAGTTCATCATAAAGAGAGGCGGTGTATCTCTCAGACCTGGAGATGGTGTTATACACTCATGGCTTAACAGAATGGTTCTCCCAGATACTGTTGGAACAGGTGCTGACTCACATACAAGATTCCCAATAGGTATATCATTCCCTGCGGGTTCTGGACTTGTTGCATTTGCTGCAGTTACAGGAACAATGCCTCTGAATATGCCAGAATCAGTTCTTGTCAGATTTAAAGGTGAGATACAGCCAGGAATTACAGTCAGAGATCTTGTAAATGCAATTCCTTACTATGCTATAAAACAGGGACTTTTAACTGTAGAGAAGAAAGGTAAGAAGAACATATTTGCAGGAAGAATACTTGAGATAGAGGGTCTTGAAAATCTCAAGGTTGAGCAGGCTTTTGAGCTTTCTGACGCTTCAGCAGAGAGAAGTGCTGCTGCATGTACTGTAAAACTGAACAAAGAGCCTGTTATTGAGTACATACAGTCAAATATAAAACTCCTTGAGAAGATGATAGAGGCTGGCTATCAGGATGCAAGAACACTCCAGAGAAGAATAGACAAGATGAAGGCATGGCTTGACAATCCTGAGCTTCTTGAGGCGGATGAGAATGCTGAGTACGCTGCTGTTATAGAGATAGATCTCAATGAGATAAAAGAGCCTATACTCGCATGTCCAAACGATCCTGATGATGTTGCAACACTCTCAGAGGTTTTAGCAGATGAGAGAAGACCTAAGAATATAGATGAGGTGTTTGTAGGATCATGTATGACAAATATCGGACACTTCAGAGCAGTTGGTGAGATACTTAGAGGAGAAGGACAGATACCAACAAGGCTGTGGATAGTTCCACCTACAAAGATGGACGAGAGACAGCTTATAGAGGAAGGTTACTACAACATTTACGGTGTTGCAGGTGCGAGAACTGAGGTTCCGGGATGTTCACTCTGTATGGGTAACCAGGCAAGGGTTAAGGACGGTGCTATAGTCATGTCAACATCAACAAGAAACTTTGACAACAGAATGGGTAAAGATGCTAAGGTTTACCTTGGATCTGCTGAGATATCTGCTATGTGTGCTATACTTGGAAGACTTCCAACAGTTGAGGAGTACCACAAATTTATGGAAGAGAAGATAGCTGGAAAAGAAGATCAGATCTACAAATTCCTGAACTTCCATGAGCTCTCAGATGAGGAACTTGATATTCTCGTAGCTGACGCTTTATACACATTCTGA
- a CDS encoding ATP-binding protein — translation MEDILKDAVKTFPAIFISGARQTGKSTLSIELCSNYITFDDINAYLSAKNDPVNFIMQIKTPVVLDEVQKVPEVFEAIKKRIDTNRKPNEFILTGSVNILRFRKVKESLAGRLAIFELYPLSIFEVFNKKENLIEKIFSGKFLEESRSNLSFDDLLGFILKGGFPEIHKIESEKMRYIWFSSYVSTYIEKDVLELGEIRNIDKFLTLLNIISSYSGNLINKSKISQFAGIDNKTLDYYLNLLQLIYQIKFLRPFSQNVKKRFIKTPKIYFNDTGLLCYLLGITSINELKKHIYFGNIVETFMFNEFLKHSACSQYPVEIFFYRTTDKKEIDFILKYRGEYIAVELKTSSTVSEKDFLPMKDIYSLLKYGIVLYKGDRVFSFGDRFFAVPFKNIF, via the coding sequence TTGGAAGATATCTTAAAAGATGCGGTAAAAACCTTTCCTGCTATTTTCATCTCAGGAGCAAGGCAGACCGGTAAATCCACATTATCCATAGAACTTTGCAGTAATTATATAACTTTTGACGATATAAATGCATACCTTTCAGCTAAAAATGATCCGGTTAACTTCATTATGCAGATAAAAACTCCTGTAGTTTTAGATGAAGTCCAGAAAGTACCAGAAGTTTTTGAGGCTATTAAGAAAAGAATAGATACAAACAGAAAACCTAATGAGTTTATTCTAACTGGTTCTGTAAATATTCTCAGGTTTAGAAAAGTAAAAGAGAGTTTAGCAGGTAGATTGGCTATATTTGAGCTTTATCCTTTATCTATCTTTGAGGTTTTTAATAAAAAAGAGAATCTGATTGAAAAAATCTTTTCAGGAAAATTTTTAGAAGAAAGTAGAAGTAACTTATCCTTTGATGACCTGCTTGGCTTTATATTAAAGGGCGGTTTTCCAGAGATACATAAGATAGAATCAGAAAAGATGAGATACATATGGTTTAGCTCTTATGTCAGCACTTATATAGAAAAGGATGTTCTGGAGCTGGGAGAGATCAGAAATATAGATAAATTTTTAACTCTTTTGAATATTATCTCTTCCTATTCAGGGAATTTAATAAACAAATCAAAGATTTCCCAGTTTGCTGGTATTGATAATAAAACGTTAGATTATTATCTTAATTTACTTCAGCTTATATACCAGATAAAATTCCTGAGACCCTTCAGTCAGAACGTTAAAAAAAGATTTATCAAAACTCCAAAGATCTATTTTAATGATACAGGACTTCTATGTTATCTGCTTGGAATTACTTCTATCAACGAGCTAAAAAAACATATCTACTTTGGCAATATTGTAGAAACATTTATGTTTAATGAGTTTTTAAAACATTCAGCCTGTTCTCAATATCCAGTGGAGATTTTCTTTTACAGAACTACAGACAAAAAGGAGATAGATTTTATACTGAAATACAGAGGAGAGTATATTGCTGTTGAACTGAAAACTTCATCAACTGTTTCAGAAAAGGATTTCTTACCAATGAAGGATATTTACAGCCTGCTAAAATATGGGATTGTTCTGTATAAAGGGGATAGAGTTTTTTCATTTGGTGACAGATTTTTTGCGGTTCCATTTAAAAATATCTTTTAA
- the ccsA gene encoding cytochrome c biogenesis protein CcsA, giving the protein MKTVLDVLFSMKTTIILMLIFGAAVGIATFIENDFGRETAYVIVYGSKWLEFVMVLLTINLIGNIFVYKMWQPKKLPVFIFHLSFVFIFIGAAITRYIGYEGMMHIREGQYQDTMYSRDPFLQITAEKDGKKYHKEEPMMLSAIGFNGFEEKIDIDGKPLIVRYKNYIKGVKTQLQEDPEGKPIITLKASSGMDTVDLTLKEGTVEDFGSFVFLFENPDEYKGRLEGKDFVFFYIKDGKFFLKSNLPVKWLRMADQSQGSIEAGKEAELQTGTLYSVSGLNFVVRQALLKGKEKVVPLPRDRKVLQNSSVLSALFVDVEYDGNKKEVVLLGRGGGTPGIPADIQIGDLKVSLVWGATVIKLPFQIYLEDFVLEKYPGSNKASSYESHVIVIDERNGLRMPYRIYMNHPLNYGGYKFFQMSYDPDEKGTVLSVNHDPGVLPTYIGYGLLALGLLLNLFNPKSRFGRTLRMLNRNDSMRSLLALLFLLFSVSTGISHAYPGMQEDQKKEDVSIPKKVDMNEIINTVKKIDRDHADKFGTVPVQSSDGRIKPFDTLSLEVVNKIHGGDTILGLNHNQVVLGMFLMPGPWQYIKMIKVKHPAIKKVLGIPQDEKYFAFIDAYDEKGMYKFASAVEQAQRKNPAERNTFDKEILKLDERLYICYLVFTGEILRIFPKENDPNNTWYGPRDALTTFPQKQKEEIQLILSNYIHGVQQGLKNGDWTKANMAIDDIKQFQKKYGSAVLPSETRLKAEILYNKLIIFERLIPVYFLIGFIALGVIFAQIFNPRKNFQKAGLVIVVLLFLAFLVHTFGLGLRWYVADHAPWTDAYESMLFISWAVALAGIVFARKSLFVLASTGIFAGVFLFAAHLGWLDPQITTIVPVLKSYWLLLHVSVLTASYGFLGLSAVLGILILILFAIKSEKLLGKERVKRIEEGIKEAIKINELSLIIGLSLIIVGNFLGAIWANESWGRYWGWDPKETWTAVSVLVYAAIVHLRYVPEWYSVYKMAVFSTLGYFAILMTYFGVNYYLSGLHSYAAGDPVPIPTWVYWAVGSLGLLIILAYRNRKLS; this is encoded by the coding sequence ATGAAAACTGTTCTTGATGTGCTGTTCTCAATGAAAACCACCATTATCCTGATGTTAATATTTGGTGCTGCTGTTGGTATAGCAACTTTTATTGAAAATGATTTTGGTAGAGAGACAGCTTACGTTATTGTTTATGGCTCTAAATGGCTTGAGTTTGTAATGGTTCTTTTAACAATAAATCTTATAGGTAACATATTTGTTTATAAGATGTGGCAGCCTAAAAAACTTCCTGTTTTTATATTCCATCTCTCCTTTGTATTTATCTTTATTGGAGCTGCTATAACGAGATATATAGGATACGAAGGAATGATGCATATAAGGGAGGGACAGTATCAGGACACTATGTACTCAAGGGATCCTTTCCTTCAGATAACAGCAGAAAAAGATGGTAAAAAATACCATAAAGAAGAACCTATGATGCTTTCAGCCATTGGCTTTAATGGGTTTGAGGAAAAGATTGATATTGATGGAAAACCTCTGATAGTAAGATATAAAAATTATATAAAAGGTGTCAAAACCCAGCTCCAGGAAGATCCAGAAGGAAAGCCAATTATCACATTGAAAGCATCATCAGGAATGGACACAGTTGATCTTACACTGAAAGAAGGAACTGTAGAAGATTTTGGAAGTTTTGTCTTCCTTTTTGAAAATCCTGATGAGTATAAAGGAAGGCTTGAAGGTAAGGATTTTGTTTTCTTCTATATTAAAGACGGTAAATTCTTCTTAAAATCAAACCTGCCTGTAAAATGGCTGAGAATGGCAGATCAGTCACAGGGAAGTATAGAGGCAGGAAAAGAGGCTGAGCTCCAGACAGGGACATTATACTCTGTAAGCGGTCTTAACTTTGTAGTGAGACAGGCTCTTCTTAAAGGAAAAGAAAAGGTAGTTCCTCTTCCAAGGGACAGAAAGGTTCTTCAAAACAGTTCTGTTCTATCCGCTCTTTTTGTTGATGTTGAGTATGATGGAAATAAAAAGGAAGTTGTACTTCTTGGAAGAGGTGGTGGTACACCTGGAATTCCTGCTGATATCCAGATAGGAGATCTTAAGGTTTCTCTTGTCTGGGGAGCAACAGTTATAAAACTTCCATTCCAGATATACCTTGAGGATTTTGTTCTTGAAAAATATCCAGGTTCAAATAAGGCTTCATCTTATGAGAGTCATGTTATTGTTATAGATGAAAGAAATGGTCTGAGAATGCCTTACAGAATTTATATGAACCATCCTCTTAACTACGGTGGTTATAAATTCTTCCAGATGTCCTATGATCCCGATGAAAAGGGGACAGTTCTTTCGGTAAATCATGATCCGGGGGTTCTTCCTACCTACATAGGATACGGACTTTTAGCACTTGGACTTTTACTTAACCTGTTTAATCCAAAGAGCAGGTTCGGGAGGACTTTAAGAATGCTTAATAGAAATGACAGTATGAGATCTTTACTTGCTTTATTATTCCTTCTCTTTTCAGTATCAACAGGAATCTCCCACGCTTACCCTGGTATGCAGGAAGATCAGAAGAAGGAAGATGTATCTATTCCAAAAAAGGTTGATATGAACGAGATAATAAACACTGTTAAAAAGATTGACAGGGATCATGCCGATAAATTTGGAACAGTTCCTGTACAGAGCAGTGATGGAAGGATAAAACCTTTTGATACATTGTCACTTGAGGTTGTAAATAAGATACATGGTGGAGACACCATACTCGGTCTGAATCACAATCAGGTTGTCCTTGGAATGTTCCTTATGCCGGGACCCTGGCAGTATATAAAGATGATAAAGGTTAAACATCCAGCCATTAAAAAGGTTCTCGGTATTCCTCAGGATGAAAAGTATTTTGCATTTATAGATGCCTATGATGAGAAAGGGATGTACAAGTTTGCCTCTGCTGTTGAACAGGCACAGAGGAAAAATCCTGCTGAAAGGAACACTTTTGATAAGGAGATATTAAAACTTGATGAAAGGCTGTACATATGCTATCTGGTTTTTACAGGGGAGATACTGAGAATATTCCCGAAGGAGAACGATCCAAATAACACATGGTATGGTCCGAGGGATGCATTAACAACATTCCCTCAAAAACAGAAAGAGGAGATACAGTTAATACTCTCAAATTATATACACGGTGTTCAGCAGGGTTTAAAGAATGGAGACTGGACTAAGGCCAATATGGCTATAGATGATATAAAACAGTTTCAGAAAAAATACGGTTCAGCGGTTTTACCTTCAGAAACAAGACTTAAAGCTGAGATACTGTACAACAAGCTTATCATCTTTGAGAGACTTATACCTGTTTACTTCCTTATAGGTTTTATAGCCCTTGGTGTTATATTTGCCCAGATATTCAATCCAAGAAAGAACTTCCAGAAAGCAGGTCTTGTTATAGTTGTTTTACTTTTCCTTGCATTTTTAGTTCATACATTTGGCCTTGGTCTTAGATGGTATGTTGCCGATCATGCACCCTGGACTGATGCTTATGAATCAATGCTTTTCATATCTTGGGCTGTTGCACTTGCCGGTATAGTTTTTGCAAGAAAATCACTTTTTGTTCTTGCATCAACAGGTATATTTGCTGGTGTTTTCCTCTTTGCCGCTCATCTTGGATGGCTTGATCCTCAGATAACAACAATAGTTCCAGTACTTAAATCTTACTGGCTTTTACTGCACGTTTCTGTTCTGACTGCGAGCTACGGATTCTTAGGACTTTCTGCCGTTCTTGGAATTCTTATACTCATACTTTTTGCTATTAAAAGCGAGAAATTACTTGGTAAGGAAAGGGTTAAAAGAATTGAGGAAGGTATAAAAGAGGCAATAAAGATAAATGAGCTTTCTCTGATAATAGGTCTCTCACTTATAATAGTAGGAAACTTCCTTGGTGCTATATGGGCTAATGAGTCATGGGGAAGATACTGGGGATGGGATCCAAAAGAGACCTGGACGGCGGTATCTGTCCTTGTTTACGCAGCTATAGTTCACCTCAGATATGTTCCCGAATGGTACTCTGTATATAAGATGGCTGTGTTCTCAACACTCGGATACTTTGCAATACTGATGACATACTTTGGTGTTAACTACTACCTCTCAGGTCTTCACTCTTATGCAGCAGGAGATCCAGTTCCTATACCAACATGGGTTTACTGGGCGGTAGGATCCCTTGGTTTACTGATAATACTTGCTTATAGAAATAGAAAGTTAAGCTGA
- a CDS encoding bis-aminopropyl spermidine synthase family protein, with protein sequence MAEVLKKIAERATEKTNIRLIPRNVERILAALQVTSDFWKVVDYSDLPVPAASEISKGLIEEGFVKVENDELFLTEKGLNLVKELNIPPYVDYTCQACEGRGIPFYANKEWYRTFVELAKDRPKAIQEYDQGSVTPETTVSRVLFLDSREDLRNRDILVMGAEDDLTGLAVALTGLPRRVLILDIDERAIDFDNRIFKELGIDNAEAIRFDLRNPFPEEWIGAFDVFITDPPETVKAFKAFIARGIASLKGEGSAGYFGLTLRDSSLNRWQKFQKALINDYGMVITDIVQDFNAYMNWEYHSETRAQKVAPVNKGPSDIWYRSAWYRIEAMPGFKGENIQIKDEVFRELYLDEEGSTT encoded by the coding sequence TTGGCAGAAGTTTTAAAGAAGATCGCTGAGAGAGCAACGGAGAAAACAAATATCAGGCTGATTCCAAGGAATGTTGAGAGAATACTGGCGGCACTTCAGGTAACATCGGATTTCTGGAAGGTTGTTGATTATTCTGATCTGCCTGTTCCAGCAGCATCTGAGATATCAAAAGGTCTTATTGAGGAAGGGTTTGTAAAGGTAGAGAATGATGAGCTCTTTCTTACAGAAAAAGGGTTAAACCTTGTTAAAGAGTTAAATATACCACCATATGTTGATTATACATGTCAGGCTTGTGAGGGAAGAGGAATACCATTTTATGCAAATAAAGAATGGTACAGAACGTTTGTTGAGCTTGCTAAAGACAGACCGAAGGCTATACAGGAGTATGATCAGGGGTCTGTTACTCCAGAGACAACAGTTTCAAGAGTTTTATTCCTTGACTCAAGGGAAGACCTTAGAAACAGGGATATACTTGTTATGGGTGCTGAGGATGATCTGACAGGACTTGCTGTTGCATTAACAGGTCTTCCAAGAAGGGTTCTAATACTTGATATAGATGAGAGAGCTATTGATTTTGATAACAGAATATTCAAGGAGCTTGGAATAGACAACGCAGAGGCTATAAGATTTGATCTTAGAAATCCATTCCCAGAAGAATGGATAGGAGCTTTTGATGTTTTTATAACTGATCCACCGGAAACAGTTAAAGCTTTTAAAGCGTTTATAGCAAGAGGTATAGCATCACTTAAAGGGGAAGGTTCTGCAGGATACTTTGGACTCACTCTCAGAGATTCTTCTTTAAACAGATGGCAGAAATTCCAGAAAGCACTCATAAATGATTACGGAATGGTAATAACAGATATCGTTCAGGACTTTAACGCATATATGAACTGGGAGTACCACAGTGAAACAAGAGCTCAGAAAGTTGCTCCGGTAAATAAAGGACCATCAGATATATGGTACAGATCAGCATGGTACAGAATAGAGGCAATGCCAGGATTCAAAGGTGAAAATATCCAGATAAAAGATGAGGTCTTCAGGGAGCTTTACTTAGACGAAGAAGGATCAACAACATAA
- a CDS encoding carbonic anhydrase, producing the protein MKKFVVGLSSLVLATSSFAGGGWSYHGEHGPEHWGDLKDEYIMCKIGKNQSPVDINRIVDAKLKPIKIEYRAGATKVLNNGHTIKVSYEPGSYIVVDGIKFELKQFHFHAPSEHKLKGQHYPFEAHFVHADKHGNLAVIGVFFKEGRENPILEKIWKVMPENAGEEVKLAHKINAEDLLPKDRDYYRYSGSLTTPPCSEGVRWIVMEEEMEMSKEQIEKFRKIMGGDTNRPVQPLNARMIMEK; encoded by the coding sequence ATGAAAAAATTTGTAGTCGGGCTTTCATCTCTTGTACTTGCAACATCTTCATTTGCAGGTGGTGGCTGGAGTTATCACGGGGAACACGGACCGGAACATTGGGGCGATCTAAAAGATGAATACATAATGTGTAAGATCGGTAAAAATCAGTCTCCGGTAGATATAAACAGAATAGTTGATGCGAAATTAAAACCTATAAAGATAGAATACAGAGCAGGTGCAACAAAGGTATTAAATAATGGACACACAATAAAAGTTTCTTACGAACCGGGAAGTTATATAGTTGTTGATGGGATAAAATTTGAGCTGAAGCAGTTTCATTTCCACGCACCAAGTGAGCATAAATTAAAAGGACAGCATTACCCGTTTGAGGCTCATTTTGTTCATGCAGATAAGCATGGTAACCTTGCTGTTATAGGTGTTTTCTTTAAAGAAGGAAGAGAAAATCCTATCTTAGAAAAGATATGGAAAGTTATGCCTGAAAATGCAGGCGAAGAGGTTAAACTTGCACACAAGATAAATGCTGAAGATTTACTGCCAAAGGATAGAGATTACTACAGATACAGCGGTTCTTTAACTACTCCACCATGTTCTGAAGGTGTAAGATGGATAGTTATGGAAGAGGAGATGGAGATGTCAAAGGAGCAGATTGAGAAGTTCAGAAAGATTATGGGTGGAGATACAAACAGACCGGTTCAGCCTTTAAATGCAAGAATGATTATGGAAAAATAG